The following are encoded in a window of Pirellulaceae bacterium genomic DNA:
- a CDS encoding integration host factor subunit beta, producing the protein MTKKEIVKTISEEIGLTQLKTKEIVQKTFDAIVETLVEEGRIELRNFGVFEVKKRAARKARNPRTGDKVFVPEKFVVTFKPGKEMEERVRQLEEKANQEARAQAEGNPPSTSPVVDENPGLGAPPPRPDLPTGFERNPGS; encoded by the coding sequence GTGACCAAGAAAGAGATCGTCAAAACAATTTCCGAGGAAATTGGCCTGACTCAACTCAAGACGAAGGAAATCGTCCAGAAGACCTTCGACGCCATCGTGGAAACGCTGGTGGAGGAAGGCAGGATCGAGCTACGAAATTTCGGGGTATTTGAGGTCAAGAAGCGGGCCGCAAGAAAGGCTCGCAACCCCCGGACAGGGGATAAAGTCTTCGTCCCCGAAAAGTTCGTGGTCACATTTAAGCCCGGTAAGGAAATGGAAGAAAGAGTTCGGCAGTTAGAGGAGAAGGCGAATCAGGAAGCTCGGGCCCAAGCCGAAGGCAATCCGCCATCGACTTCACCCGTCGTGGATGAAAATCCCGGACTTGGAGCTCCGCCGCCTCGCCCCGATCTGCCGACCGGTTTTGAACGTAACCCAGGCTCCTGA
- a CDS encoding YkgJ family cysteine cluster protein, whose amino-acid sequence MTQKAEQPWYAESGLKFNCSQCGDCCTGAPGYVWINKEEISELARVAGIEDIEEFEDQYVRKVGIRKSLKEFPNGDCVFFDSKSRKCQVYEARPRQCRTWPFWDSNLKTAETWQSTCEICPGSGQGKVYSIEEIETRRKVMRV is encoded by the coding sequence ATGACTCAGAAGGCCGAACAACCCTGGTATGCCGAAAGCGGCTTGAAATTCAACTGCTCGCAATGCGGTGATTGCTGTACTGGCGCCCCAGGCTACGTCTGGATCAACAAAGAAGAAATCTCGGAACTGGCCCGCGTGGCGGGTATCGAAGACATCGAAGAATTTGAGGACCAATATGTTCGCAAGGTTGGAATTCGCAAAAGCTTAAAAGAGTTTCCCAACGGCGATTGCGTCTTCTTCGACAGCAAAAGTCGGAAATGCCAAGTCTATGAAGCGCGGCCCCGCCAATGCCGCACATGGCCATTCTGGGATTCCAATTTGAAGACTGCAGAAACTTGGCAGTCGACTTGTGAGATCTGTCCAGGCAGCGGCCAGGGCAAAGTTTATTCGATCGAAGAGATCGAGACCCGCCGAAAAGTGATGCGTGTCTGA
- a CDS encoding aminotransferase class V-fold PLP-dependent enzyme, producing the protein MKRIYLDNAATSWPKPDTVFHAIDAYQRRSGAPAGRGAYQEAIDVQRTIEQTRLAIAQLISVEKAQQIIFAYSGTDALHLAIGDWLQKGDHVITTVCDHNSTLRPLSHLQRARGIDLTHLGVDSDGVISIDDFTSSIRDDTRLVAMVHASNVTGAIQPLEAVGQICRQRGIPFLVDAAQTIGHCAVSVKELHCDLLAAPGHKGMLGPLGTAFLYLSKTMSERLTPVRMGGTGSQSELDEQPDRMPDKFESGNLNVPGIVGLQQGLEFIRQRGLASISKHEQRLTQRLRTGLQHLSGVHLYGADVDRSVGVTSLNIDGHDPQELATLLDTMASIQTRAGFHCAPRMHTALKTDQLGGTLRISCSPFTTESEIDMTVQTIQALISS; encoded by the coding sequence ATGAAGCGAATTTATCTGGATAATGCGGCCACGAGCTGGCCCAAACCAGACACCGTCTTCCATGCCATCGATGCCTATCAGCGTCGGTCCGGAGCGCCCGCAGGAAGGGGCGCTTATCAAGAGGCAATCGATGTGCAGCGTACGATCGAACAGACTCGCTTGGCAATCGCTCAACTGATATCAGTCGAGAAAGCACAACAGATCATCTTCGCTTACAGTGGTACCGACGCTTTGCACCTCGCCATTGGGGACTGGCTACAAAAAGGCGACCATGTGATTACCACCGTTTGCGATCACAACTCCACCCTTCGGCCCCTCAGTCATCTGCAGCGAGCACGAGGTATCGACTTAACCCATCTGGGTGTCGATTCGGATGGCGTCATCTCCATCGATGATTTCACATCATCGATTCGAGACGACACTCGCCTAGTTGCCATGGTCCATGCATCCAACGTGACCGGAGCCATCCAACCCCTGGAAGCTGTGGGGCAAATCTGCCGCCAACGCGGCATTCCCTTTCTAGTCGATGCGGCACAAACCATCGGGCATTGTGCGGTGAGTGTCAAAGAACTGCATTGCGACCTGCTTGCCGCGCCGGGTCACAAGGGAATGCTGGGGCCACTTGGCACCGCCTTCCTCTACCTGTCCAAAACCATGAGCGAACGACTCACACCCGTTCGAATGGGAGGCACGGGCAGTCAAAGCGAACTGGACGAGCAACCGGATCGCATGCCAGACAAATTCGAATCTGGAAATCTGAACGTGCCCGGCATCGTCGGATTGCAGCAAGGTCTGGAATTCATTCGCCAACGAGGACTCGCTAGCATCTCAAAACATGAACAGCGGCTGACGCAGCGTTTGCGAACCGGTTTGCAACATCTGTCAGGCGTTCATCTCTACGGGGCCGACGTGGACCGATCCGTTGGAGTCACAAGCCTCAACATCGATGGACACGATCCTCAGGAATTAGCGACGCTGCTTGACACAATGGCCTCCATTCAAACACGGGCCGGTTTCCATTGTGCTCCCCGGATGCACACCGCGTTGAAAACCGACCAACTGGGCGGTACCTTGCGGATCAGTTGTAGTCCCTTCACAACAGAATCCGAGATCGACATGACCGTACAAACGATTCAAGCACTGATCTCCAGTTAG
- the moaA gene encoding GTP 3',8-cyclase MoaA, producing MPTHPDNLPSLDAQPVADSLGRVHTNLRISVTDRCNIRCFYCMPDEQIRFQPREELLSFEEIESLVRAVIPMGINRLRITGGEPLVRASLPELIGRLAAIPGICDLAMTTNGILLSEQAEALAQAGLQRLNVSLDGLSEETFQQITRRKGLDRVLSGIESARQIGFDRIRLNAVAIRGISEQEIVPLGQFARESGLELRFIEFMPLDAEGNWKTDQVLSGETIRELLEAAYGPLQALPRPDPSQPAVDFAFSDGIGRIGFINPVTQPFCQDCNRLRVTAEGQLRNCLFSNQEWDVRKLLRNQADPANIQSLVRECVANKKPGHGIDSDDFLRPKRAMYQIGG from the coding sequence ATGCCAACTCATCCTGATAATCTCCCTAGTTTGGACGCCCAACCAGTTGCCGATTCGCTTGGTCGTGTTCACACCAATTTGCGGATCAGCGTCACCGATCGTTGCAACATTCGCTGTTTTTATTGCATGCCCGATGAACAGATCCGCTTTCAACCTCGGGAAGAGTTGCTTTCCTTTGAAGAGATCGAATCACTCGTCCGGGCGGTAATTCCGATGGGTATCAACCGTTTGCGGATCACCGGTGGCGAACCTTTAGTGAGGGCCAGTTTGCCGGAACTGATCGGCCGCTTAGCAGCGATTCCCGGCATTTGCGACTTGGCGATGACGACCAACGGAATTTTACTGTCGGAACAAGCGGAAGCGTTGGCCCAAGCCGGGTTGCAGCGTCTCAACGTCAGTCTCGACGGCTTGAGCGAAGAAACATTCCAGCAGATCACCCGCCGGAAGGGTCTCGATCGCGTGCTGTCAGGCATCGAATCGGCCCGGCAAATCGGCTTCGATCGCATCCGACTAAACGCCGTGGCGATCCGCGGCATCAGCGAGCAGGAAATCGTACCACTCGGCCAATTCGCACGAGAATCGGGACTCGAACTGCGTTTTATCGAATTCATGCCGTTGGACGCGGAAGGCAATTGGAAGACCGACCAAGTGCTGAGTGGAGAGACGATTCGCGAATTGCTCGAAGCGGCTTACGGACCGTTACAAGCCTTACCCCGCCCCGATCCGAGCCAACCAGCAGTCGACTTCGCATTCTCCGATGGAATTGGTCGCATCGGCTTCATTAACCCCGTCACCCAACCCTTCTGCCAGGATTGCAATCGATTGAGAGTGACCGCAGAAGGACAACTGCGTAACTGCCTCTTCTCGAATCAGGAATGGGACGTACGAAAATTGCTGCGAAACCAAGCAGATCCCGCGAACATCCAGAGTCTCGTGCGTGAATGTGTGGCGAACAAGAAACCGGGACACGGCATCGACTCGGATGACTTTCTGCGGCCTAAACGTGCCATGTATCAGATCGGTGGGTAA
- a CDS encoding molybdenum cofactor biosynthesis protein MoaE codes for MVELTDKPIDSAAALQQTHSTQAGAVVVFVGTTREFTGERQTQALKYECYPEMAERKLGQLEHQARDRWPIIHCVIIHRLGHLELGEASILVSVSTPHRRDAFEAAQWLMDRIKEEVPIWKQENWTDGTTEWVHPGLPPSST; via the coding sequence TTGGTTGAGCTAACTGACAAACCGATCGACTCCGCGGCAGCCCTGCAGCAAACACATTCCACTCAGGCTGGTGCGGTCGTTGTTTTTGTGGGGACGACGCGAGAATTCACCGGCGAGCGTCAAACTCAGGCGCTAAAATACGAATGCTACCCGGAGATGGCAGAGCGAAAACTGGGACAGCTCGAGCACCAAGCCCGTGATCGCTGGCCAATCATTCACTGTGTCATCATCCACCGACTCGGACATCTGGAGTTGGGGGAAGCGAGTATTCTGGTTTCTGTCAGCACCCCGCACCGACGAGATGCATTTGAAGCCGCTCAATGGTTGATGGATCGTATTAAAGAAGAAGTTCCCATTTGGAAGCAGGAAAACTGGACGGATGGCACCACCGAGTGGGTGCATCCTGGCCTCCCCCCTTCCTCTACTTGA
- the moaD gene encoding molybdopterin converting factor subunit 1, producing the protein MKIHVRLFAAAQQLAAQDSLIVECQDGATVADLKAALATTAPALESLLNHVRFAVNAEYVDDQTKLSADDEVACIPPVSGG; encoded by the coding sequence GTGAAAATTCACGTTCGTCTCTTCGCCGCTGCCCAACAACTTGCAGCACAAGACTCACTCATTGTCGAGTGTCAGGATGGCGCCACCGTTGCCGATTTGAAAGCGGCTCTCGCAACGACTGCCCCGGCTCTCGAATCCCTTCTAAATCATGTACGCTTCGCCGTGAACGCCGAATACGTCGACGACCAAACAAAACTTTCCGCCGACGACGAGGTAGCCTGCATTCCGCCGGTGAGTGGTGGCTAA
- a CDS encoding FAD-linked oxidase C-terminal domain-containing protein: MDQERDRIQADLRGLLEGEIRCDDVFLQVYSSDASIYEIKPLAVIRPQNTADVVACVEYASENNLPIHARGAGTGLAGDSLGPGLVIDFSHAMRRLVETTDETVTVQPGVVLSDLNRMLAPRHQGFGPDPANRTVSTIGGALAIDGSGSHWLRYGSTRQHIESMKVVLASGELVQLGRHRLQDRLASATVRRLVSQVSDLIAANSSLVAEYRSAAPVNRSGYRLDDILSDDSLDLAKLMIGSEGTLGLITEATVRVSKLPKHRGVVLLLFERLEQAAHAAIEIPRMNASACDLMDRRLLRLACESDVRYDLLLPESTEALLLVEMEGDSAKEVRDKLQQTVHYICRRKRLAFDAKIALEPDDVELYWRLPQHVVPSLYRLKGSTRPLPFVEDICVPPPELPGFFIQLQNVLKKHQVTASLYGHVGHGQLHIRPFLDLADPDHVRRMQHLARDLYEQVLEVGGTISGEHGDGLSRTWFLREQYGPLYNVFQELKQIFDPQNIFNPGKIVDESGQVLTQNLRPVAPQLQRRDELGDSSEPDAVGQTGDDTPQPEMIPLELNWDETTIVQAARSCNGCGGCLTTSGFERMCPINRLSPSEEATPRAKANLMRAIVTGALDRTELHGETLKEVADLCVNCHQCRLECPAEVDIPKLMMECKAHYVTNNGLTVSDWFLTHLDAAASWGNLVRPFSNWAIANPSFRWLMEKTFGIAQNRKLPRIATRSFIRQAAKKRLTKPTRRSGRKVLYFVDIFANWFDPQLAEAFVSVMEHNGVSIYVPPNQLQSGMSMLSLGAVERATPIIQKNVALLADAVRQGYHIVATEPAAALCLTREYTNILDDEDARLVSENASEACGYLWKMHQLGQLELDLKPINASVGYHQPCHIRALDKGNAGENLLRLIPGMSVRPMEDGCSGMAGTYGLKRENFRNSLRAGWGLISAMRNPSLQIGASECSSCKLQMQQGTTKTTLHPLKLLALAYGLMPEISQELSPSTEELVAK, translated from the coding sequence ATGGACCAAGAACGGGACAGAATTCAGGCGGATTTACGAGGCTTGCTGGAAGGTGAAATCCGGTGTGACGACGTTTTTCTGCAAGTCTATTCGAGCGACGCGAGCATCTATGAAATCAAGCCGCTCGCTGTCATTCGCCCACAAAATACAGCAGACGTAGTCGCCTGCGTCGAATATGCAAGCGAAAACAATCTGCCGATCCATGCCAGGGGAGCTGGTACGGGATTGGCCGGTGATTCGCTCGGTCCAGGTCTCGTGATCGATTTCTCTCATGCGATGCGGCGGTTGGTTGAGACGACCGACGAAACGGTCACCGTGCAGCCGGGCGTTGTGTTGAGTGATCTAAATCGGATGTTGGCACCGCGTCACCAGGGCTTTGGCCCCGACCCTGCGAATCGTACGGTATCAACGATCGGTGGCGCGTTGGCAATCGACGGCAGCGGCAGCCACTGGCTCCGATACGGATCAACGCGGCAACATATCGAGAGCATGAAAGTTGTGCTGGCCAGCGGAGAGCTGGTGCAACTGGGGCGACATCGCTTACAAGATCGACTTGCATCTGCCACGGTCAGGCGACTGGTCAGCCAAGTCAGCGATCTGATCGCAGCCAACTCGTCGCTGGTAGCCGAATATCGGTCTGCAGCGCCCGTCAACCGCAGCGGCTATCGCTTGGATGACATCCTGTCAGACGATTCGTTGGACCTTGCCAAGCTGATGATTGGCTCCGAAGGCACGCTGGGTTTGATCACCGAAGCCACAGTTCGCGTTTCGAAACTCCCCAAACATCGCGGCGTCGTTTTGCTACTGTTTGAACGTCTGGAACAAGCAGCTCACGCGGCAATTGAAATCCCTCGAATGAACGCATCAGCGTGCGACTTGATGGATCGCCGCCTGCTACGACTCGCCTGCGAATCGGACGTCCGGTACGACCTGCTGTTACCGGAGTCGACCGAAGCGTTGCTGCTGGTTGAAATGGAAGGAGACAGCGCGAAAGAGGTGCGTGACAAGCTCCAGCAGACCGTTCACTACATTTGTCGACGAAAACGGCTGGCTTTCGACGCGAAAATCGCCCTGGAACCGGATGACGTTGAACTCTATTGGCGACTTCCCCAACATGTGGTGCCCTCGCTCTATCGACTCAAGGGCTCGACAAGGCCTTTACCCTTTGTCGAAGACATCTGCGTGCCACCACCAGAACTACCTGGTTTTTTCATTCAACTTCAGAATGTCTTAAAAAAACATCAAGTCACCGCATCACTGTACGGGCATGTGGGTCACGGCCAGCTACACATTCGACCGTTTCTCGATCTGGCCGACCCTGACCACGTCCGCCGTATGCAACACCTGGCTCGCGATCTTTACGAGCAAGTGCTGGAGGTGGGTGGTACGATTAGCGGGGAACATGGTGACGGCCTCAGCCGCACCTGGTTTTTGCGGGAACAATACGGCCCGCTCTACAACGTCTTTCAAGAGCTCAAACAAATCTTTGACCCCCAAAACATCTTCAATCCGGGGAAGATTGTCGATGAATCAGGACAAGTGCTCACACAAAACCTGCGCCCCGTCGCGCCTCAACTGCAACGCCGCGACGAATTGGGAGACTCCAGTGAACCGGACGCCGTCGGCCAAACGGGCGATGACACACCGCAACCAGAAATGATTCCGCTCGAACTGAATTGGGACGAGACAACGATAGTTCAGGCTGCCAGAAGCTGCAATGGATGCGGTGGATGCCTCACCACATCAGGCTTCGAACGCATGTGTCCCATCAATCGGTTGTCCCCCTCAGAAGAGGCCACACCGCGAGCGAAGGCAAATCTGATGCGAGCCATCGTGACTGGGGCGCTCGATCGAACCGAACTCCATGGCGAAACACTAAAAGAAGTGGCCGATCTTTGTGTGAATTGTCATCAATGCCGCCTGGAATGTCCGGCGGAAGTCGACATTCCCAAGTTAATGATGGAGTGTAAGGCGCATTACGTAACGAACAACGGCCTCACGGTTTCCGATTGGTTCCTAACTCACCTCGATGCAGCAGCCTCCTGGGGCAACCTGGTGCGTCCCTTTTCCAATTGGGCGATCGCCAATCCGAGCTTTCGCTGGCTCATGGAAAAAACATTCGGGATCGCCCAAAATCGCAAATTACCTCGAATTGCTACCCGCAGCTTCATCCGCCAAGCGGCCAAGAAACGACTGACAAAACCCACCCGACGAAGCGGGCGTAAGGTTTTGTACTTTGTCGATATCTTCGCCAATTGGTTCGACCCACAACTCGCAGAAGCCTTTGTGTCCGTAATGGAACACAACGGCGTCTCGATCTACGTTCCCCCGAACCAGCTTCAATCAGGCATGTCGATGCTGTCGCTCGGTGCGGTGGAACGCGCAACACCAATCATTCAGAAGAACGTGGCTCTATTAGCCGATGCAGTTCGACAAGGTTATCACATTGTGGCAACCGAGCCGGCTGCAGCGCTTTGCCTCACCCGAGAATACACGAATATCTTGGACGACGAGGACGCTCGCCTTGTCTCAGAAAATGCCAGTGAAGCTTGCGGATACCTCTGGAAAATGCACCAACTGGGCCAGTTGGAACTTGATTTAAAACCGATCAACGCGTCAGTGGGCTATCATCAACCGTGCCACATCCGCGCCCTCGACAAAGGGAATGCGGGCGAAAACCTGTTACGACTCATCCCGGGAATGTCCGTCCGACCGATGGAAGATGGATGTTCGGGAATGGCCGGCACTTACGGTTTGAAACGCGAGAATTTCCGCAATAGCTTGCGTGCCGGCTGGGGGCTGATTTCGGCCATGAGAAATCCGTCGCTGCAAATTGGGGCCAGCGAATGCAGTAGTTGCAAACTGCAGATGCAACAAGGCACCACAAAAACCACGCTGCACCCGCTCAAATTACTCGCCTTGGCCTATGGCTTGATGCCCGAAATCAGTCAAGAACTGTCGCCTTCCACCGAGGAGTTAGTTGCCAAGTGA
- the folE gene encoding GTP cyclohydrolase I FolE translates to MSDISKADAVKDSPCGDDDNESELKSPDVDLGRIERAVREILAAVGEEPDREGLLETPARVARMYAEMFQGLHQDPKVHTQKFFTEKYDEVVLVRDISFCSMCEHHLLPFTGQTHIGYIPNGKVLGLSKLARVVEVISRRPQVQERMTETIANLLIDELNVKGVAVIVEATHSCMTIRGVRKPGSMCVTSSMKGLFRSHLSSRSEIMQLIYGNRHS, encoded by the coding sequence ATGTCCGATATTTCAAAAGCTGACGCCGTCAAGGATTCGCCATGCGGCGATGACGACAACGAATCTGAACTCAAGTCTCCTGACGTCGATCTCGGACGAATCGAGCGAGCCGTTCGTGAAATTCTCGCTGCAGTTGGCGAAGAGCCTGATCGAGAAGGATTATTGGAAACACCCGCCCGTGTCGCGAGAATGTATGCGGAAATGTTTCAGGGTCTCCATCAAGACCCCAAAGTGCATACGCAAAAGTTTTTCACCGAAAAGTATGACGAAGTTGTTTTGGTACGCGACATCAGCTTCTGCAGCATGTGCGAGCATCATCTCCTACCCTTCACTGGACAGACGCACATCGGTTACATCCCGAATGGAAAAGTACTCGGTTTGAGCAAGTTGGCACGTGTCGTGGAAGTCATCTCAAGACGTCCCCAAGTGCAAGAGCGAATGACCGAAACAATTGCCAATCTGCTCATTGACGAACTGAATGTAAAAGGTGTGGCGGTGATCGTTGAAGCGACCCATTCCTGTATGACGATTCGTGGAGTCCGTAAACCGGGCAGCATGTGCGTCACAAGTTCGATGAAGGGTCTGTTTCGCTCCCACCTATCGTCACGGAGCGAGATCATGCAATTGATTTACGGCAATCGACACTCATAG
- a CDS encoding LON peptidase substrate-binding domain-containing protein, protein MSGSNLVPSDFSGITRLFPLHDLVMFPHVVQPLRIFEPRYLEMFEDALASDQLITMTLLETGSQSEFTGEPIIRPVCCLGQIISHSQQKDGSYHCLLAGLKRVLVIRELDEAKLYRSAKVELIDDLSHGFTPEEDMKLQKSLISAYRTISVDGSTTEESLEKLLKSQLSLGMLSDVIAYSAPLQITQKQKLLEEFNVKSRSETLIEYLQQLSAVSIGSQMTFPPEFSEN, encoded by the coding sequence TTGTCCGGATCCAATCTTGTCCCAAGCGATTTCAGCGGAATCACGCGACTGTTCCCATTGCACGATCTGGTGATGTTTCCACATGTGGTCCAGCCTCTACGGATCTTTGAACCACGCTACTTGGAGATGTTCGAGGACGCCTTGGCCAGCGATCAACTCATCACGATGACCCTGCTTGAAACCGGTTCGCAGTCCGAATTCACTGGGGAGCCGATCATTCGGCCCGTTTGTTGCCTGGGTCAAATCATTTCTCACAGCCAGCAAAAAGACGGTAGCTACCACTGTCTGCTTGCAGGACTCAAACGGGTGCTAGTGATTCGTGAACTTGACGAGGCCAAACTGTATCGATCAGCCAAGGTCGAACTCATCGATGATTTGTCTCATGGCTTCACGCCCGAGGAAGACATGAAGTTACAAAAGTCGCTCATCTCCGCCTATCGAACCATCTCGGTTGACGGAAGTACGACGGAGGAATCGCTGGAAAAATTGCTAAAAAGCCAGCTCTCGCTCGGGATGCTCAGCGACGTCATCGCCTACTCAGCTCCTCTGCAAATCACCCAAAAACAAAAACTCCTCGAAGAGTTTAATGTCAAGAGCCGCAGTGAAACGTTGATTGAATACCTGCAGCAACTTTCGGCGGTAAGCATTGGATCACAAATGACGTTCCCACCCGAATTCAGCGAAAACTAG
- a CDS encoding DUF309 domain-containing protein produces MNNIEYDPRYLQGIQLFNECEFFEAHDVWEELWADVQGDSRRFYQGLIQVAVCLHHFGNGNIRGSRKLYHTCRTYLVDYGDHHLGLNLKKLLSELEACCAEILASEEQFPNIEIEPDLIPEIHLNPAPS; encoded by the coding sequence ATGAATAACATCGAATACGATCCGCGATACCTCCAGGGCATCCAGCTGTTCAATGAGTGCGAGTTTTTCGAAGCCCACGACGTTTGGGAGGAATTGTGGGCTGACGTCCAGGGGGATTCCCGTCGCTTTTACCAAGGGCTGATTCAAGTCGCCGTCTGCCTTCACCATTTTGGTAACGGAAACATTCGAGGATCGCGCAAGTTGTACCACACCTGTCGTACCTATTTAGTAGACTACGGCGATCACCACCTGGGCCTGAACCTGAAGAAATTATTGAGCGAACTTGAAGCGTGCTGTGCGGAAATTCTCGCTTCCGAAGAACAGTTTCCGAACATCGAAATCGAGCCTGACTTAATCCCTGAGATACATCTTAATCCGGCACCCAGTTAA
- a CDS encoding Bax inhibitor-1 family protein, translating to MRYAQSNTFPAAYAEQSAAHALESDRIGLIQRTYLHLGLAILAFVGLECIIFTAIPQVTLEQISMTATGGWNWLFVLGGVMGASWIANRWAESGASRLKQYLGLLLFVAAEAVIFVPLLAIAQFQVGGSVIESAALTTLVTFGGLTAVLFIGRFDFSFMRMFLLLGGILAMGLILCSIFFGLNIGTWFSVAMVGLPSGYILYHTSNVLHHYRTDQDVAAALALFSSVATLFYYILILSMRRD from the coding sequence ATGAGATACGCTCAATCCAACACATTTCCCGCGGCATACGCCGAACAATCGGCCGCTCACGCCTTAGAATCAGACCGCATCGGCTTGATCCAGAGGACCTACTTGCACCTGGGATTGGCAATTCTCGCCTTTGTCGGTTTGGAATGCATCATCTTCACCGCCATTCCACAGGTAACCTTAGAACAGATCAGCATGACAGCAACTGGCGGCTGGAACTGGTTATTTGTTCTCGGGGGGGTCATGGGCGCAAGTTGGATCGCCAATCGTTGGGCCGAATCAGGCGCTTCCCGGCTAAAGCAATATCTCGGGCTGCTTTTGTTTGTTGCGGCGGAAGCGGTTATTTTTGTTCCACTGCTGGCCATCGCCCAGTTTCAGGTGGGGGGCTCGGTAATTGAATCGGCAGCCCTCACTACCCTGGTGACCTTCGGGGGTCTGACAGCGGTTCTATTTATTGGGCGATTTGATTTCTCCTTCATGCGAATGTTTCTCTTGTTGGGTGGAATCCTAGCAATGGGCCTGATCCTTTGTTCCATATTCTTCGGGTTAAACATCGGTACTTGGTTCTCGGTTGCCATGGTGGGCTTGCCAAGCGGATATATTCTGTATCACACGTCGAACGTGCTTCATCACTATCGCACCGACCAGGATGTGGCAGCGGCCCTTGCGTTGTTCAGCTCCGTCGCTACGCTGTTCTACTACATCTTGATTTTGTCCATGCGACGCGATTGA
- the nth gene encoding endonuclease III, whose protein sequence is MAKKKIKSGVNRILRSLRKQYPVAECALNYETPVQLLVATILSAQCTDQRVNIVTKELFRKYPTAEALSKAPLKKIEKEVKSTGFFRNKAKNIKGCCTALVERYDGEVPRDLQLLVELPGVGRKTANVVLGTGFGLATGVVVDTHVSRISRRLGLTTQKDPVKIERDLMEQLPNKEWVIFSHRVIHHGRQVCKARKPDCEQCKMRDICPRIGV, encoded by the coding sequence GTGGCCAAGAAAAAGATCAAGTCTGGCGTGAACCGTATCTTGAGAAGCCTGCGCAAGCAGTATCCGGTCGCCGAATGTGCCTTGAATTACGAGACACCCGTGCAGCTGCTGGTGGCCACGATCCTCTCGGCCCAATGCACGGATCAACGCGTCAACATTGTCACGAAGGAGTTATTTCGCAAATATCCGACGGCGGAGGCCTTGTCCAAAGCGCCTCTCAAAAAAATCGAAAAAGAGGTGAAGAGCACTGGCTTTTTTCGAAATAAAGCGAAAAACATCAAGGGCTGTTGTACGGCTCTCGTGGAACGTTACGATGGCGAGGTGCCGCGGGATCTGCAGCTTCTTGTTGAGTTGCCTGGCGTTGGACGCAAAACGGCAAATGTCGTGCTGGGAACCGGCTTTGGTCTTGCAACCGGCGTTGTTGTGGATACGCATGTTTCTCGCATTAGTCGGCGATTGGGACTGACGACTCAAAAGGATCCCGTCAAAATTGAACGTGATTTGATGGAACAACTGCCCAACAAAGAATGGGTCATCTTTTCGCATCGCGTGATTCATCACGGACGACAAGTGTGTAAGGCCCGTAAGCCCGATTGCGAACAGTGCAAAATGCGCGATATTTGCCCAAGAATTGGAGTTTAG
- the dcd gene encoding dCTP deaminase, which yields MILTGNEIRKRIGNEIVIDPFDEDQLNPNSYNLSLHDEIMTYEEVVLDMRSPNRVRRTGVPNEGLVLSPNQLYLARTAERTETHQLVPLIQGRSSISRLGLFVNVSSGFGDVGFCGYWTLEMYAIQPVRIYAGVPICQISYHTTVGEISEYQSDKYQHNQDIQPSLLYQELNPGVESCEQQLKLEFGRH from the coding sequence ATGATTCTAACCGGCAATGAGATTCGCAAACGTATCGGGAACGAAATTGTCATCGATCCGTTCGACGAAGATCAGTTAAATCCCAACAGCTACAACTTGTCGCTTCATGATGAAATCATGACCTACGAAGAGGTTGTGCTGGATATGCGGTCGCCAAATCGGGTTCGTAGGACTGGCGTTCCGAACGAGGGATTGGTGTTGAGTCCGAATCAGCTCTACTTGGCGCGAACCGCGGAACGTACCGAGACGCATCAACTGGTCCCTTTGATTCAAGGCCGTTCCTCGATTTCCAGGCTTGGCTTGTTTGTCAATGTTTCATCGGGCTTTGGGGATGTGGGATTTTGCGGCTACTGGACATTGGAAATGTACGCGATTCAACCTGTCCGGATTTACGCCGGGGTTCCTATTTGTCAGATTTCCTACCACACGACCGTTGGTGAAATCTCGGAATACCAGAGTGACAAGTATCAACACAATCAAGATATTCAGCCGAGCTTGCTCTATCAGGAGCTGAATCCGGGTGTCGAGTCGTGTGAGCAGCAGCTGAAATTGGAGTTTGGTCGCCATTAG